One genomic segment of Salarias fasciatus chromosome 8, fSalaFa1.1, whole genome shotgun sequence includes these proteins:
- the LOC115393735 gene encoding zinc transporter ZIP11-like: MDDGSYQRNLAIGIDIQNFPEGLAVSLPLRASGVSTWTAFWYGQLSGMVEPAAGLLGALAVVLAEPLLPYALAFAAGAMVYVVVDDIIPEAQVSGNGKLASWTSILGFVVMMSLDVGLG; the protein is encoded by the exons ATGGATGACGGCAGTTATCAGAG AAATTTGGCCATCGGCATTGACATCCAGAACTTCCCAGAAGGCTTGGCGGTTAGCCTGCCGCTCCGGGCTTCAGGAGTGTCGACATGGACAGCTTTCTG GTACGGGCAGCTGAGCGGCATGGTTGAACCTGCTGCCGGGCTGCTGGGCGCCCTCGCTGTCGTGTTGGCAGAACCTCTGCTGCCCTACGCATTGGCGTTCGCTGCCGGGGCGATGGTCTACGTGGTGGTGGACGACATTATTCCAGAAGCTCAAGTCAG TGGAAACGGGAAGCTGGCCTCCTGGACCTCCATCCTGGGCTTCGTGGTGATGATGTCTCTGGACGTAGGGCTCGGCTGA